TGGCAAAAATATAATTTCTGCTTTTGAGTTAACGGCCATCTTAGCATCATCTTTTCCATAAGATGTATCAAGCGGATTTATTCTTACTCCCTTTTCTGAATTACCAAAATCAACATTCTGAAGAGCATGTTTTACAAGGGTTCTGGCAGCATCCTTTTCTGAAGGTGCAACCGCATCTTCTAAATCTAATATAACTGTATCAGCAGAAAAAACTGCTATATTTTGTAAAAGGTTGGGGTTATTACCAGGCATATAAAGCCTTGTTCGTCGTAGTTTGTCTTTCATATTTCTCCTTTCTCATTACCAAGCTGGGGCTTGGTAATGAGGAGATATTGGGGCTTGGTAATGAGGAGATATTGGGGCTTGGTAATGAGGAGATATTGGGGCTTGGTAATGAGGATATATAAGTTCTCTTTACCAAGCCATCCCCTTCTCTTTCTCTTTACCAAGCCCCAGCTTGGTAAAGCAATATAGAAGCCCGAGCTTCTTATTAAAACTCCAGTTCATCAACATCCATTATATAATCTTTCCCTGCATAATTTCTGGCACTAGAATAAATCCAATGTTCTGGTTCTGAAACTAATCCTCTTTTTACAGGATTAAAATGGATATAATTTATCTTCTGATTTAACATCTCATAATCCTTAATTATTTGGGGGTGGCTTCCTTCTTGCCAAACCTGATATTCAGAATCCTTTTTCCCTTTCTTTTTATAGTATTTCAAAAGGTTTAAAATCCATTTTCTTCTATCACTTTTTAGTTTTTTTATTATTTCTTTGGTAGTATAACTTTTGAGATTTTTTATAATCCTACTAACATTGTTATTGGAAGAGACTATAAGATGTAAATGATTATCCATTATAACATAATAATGAATTTTCAATCCCTGCTCTCTTCTATAAAATTTTAAGTTATCTATCATTATATTACAACATCTCTTGTTAGTAAACATTGGTATCCATTCAACTATAGTGAATGTGATAAAGTATAGCTCGGTAGCTTCATTGCTAAATTTATATGAACTTCTCATAGGCTACTCCATTGCCATTACCAAGCTGGGGCTTGGTAATGAAGAGATATTGGGGCTCGGTAATGTGAGGATATATAAGTTCTCTTAGCATCTTTCTCTTTACCAAGCCTCCCGATAAATCGGGATAAAGCAACTCTAAACATTCTTCGCTTCCTTTCTCTTTAAAGCACCCCACTTCTCTTCCTTTCTCTTTACCAAACCATCCTCTTCTCTTTCTCTTTACCAAGCCCCAGCTTGGTAAAGCATAATCGGGGATTGATAAAGTAATACTCTATTCAGTCCTATTAAACACTCGCTCTTTGCAATGCACATTCCAATCTTGCTCTAATCACCCAATCAAGCGCACCATAATCGTCTATCTTTATAAAAATCTTCTCAATATTATTTTCTTTTATAACTTTCCTAATTGTTTTTTCAATTTCTTTTCCAAACAACTTTTTTACCTTACTATTAATCTCAATTTTCAAAGTGTCATAGGACTCAATACTAACCAAACAATCAGACCTTTCAAACTTTCCACAGGTTGAATTATGTTTAATCTTGTTTTGCATATTCCTCCTTAAATTTTTCTCATTCTATCATTATAAATAATCTTATGTAACTGTAACTGCATTCTGATGGGGATTTTTTCCTCTTTTATCCATTCTGCAAGAATCCTCGGTTCTATCATATTATAAGCTGGGGAAAATAAAACATTATATTGTAGTAAATTATAATCTTTAACTTTTTCTATAGCCCAATCAAAATCTTTTTTATCAGTTATTACAAATTTTATCTCATCTTTTAAATTTAGATAATTAATATTCTCCCAATTCATTTTATGAGACATTTTACTACCCGGGGTTTTAATATCAACAATTTTGATAACCTCTTTTGGAACTCTA
This Candidatus Cloacimonadota bacterium DNA region includes the following protein-coding sequences:
- a CDS encoding transposase; translation: MRSSYKFSNEATELYFITFTIVEWIPMFTNKRCCNIMIDNLKFYRREQGLKIHYYVIMDNHLHLIVSSNNNVSRIIKNLKSYTTKEIIKKLKSDRRKWILNLLKYYKKKGKKDSEYQVWQEGSHPQIIKDYEMLNQKINYIHFNPVKRGLVSEPEHWIYSSARNYAGKDYIMDVDELEF
- the citD gene encoding citrate lyase acyl carrier protein; its protein translation is MQNKIKHNSTCGKFERSDCLVSIESYDTLKIEINSKVKKLFGKEIEKTIRKVIKENNIEKIFIKIDDYGALDWVIRARLECALQRASV
- a CDS encoding radical SAM protein, which encodes MELSEIFYSIQGESTFAGLPCIFIRLSGCNLRCVYCDTKYAYTKEFELSVDEILKEIKKYSPISLVEVTGGEPLLQEDTYLLLDKLIKEKYQILLETNGSILLNRVPKEVIKIVDIKTPGSKMSHKMNWENINYLNLKDEIKFVITDKKDFDWAIEKVKDYNLLQYNVLFSPAYNMIEPRILAEWIKEEKIPIRMQLQLHKIIYNDRMRKI